A segment of the Bactrocera neohumeralis isolate Rockhampton chromosome 3, APGP_CSIRO_Bneo_wtdbg2-racon-allhic-juicebox.fasta_v2, whole genome shotgun sequence genome:
CCAACACCACTTGCAGTGCATCCATATAATCACATTCCCGAAATGGGATCTCATGCACCACACGTCCGAAACTGTCCGATATATAGAGCGTATGTTCATCGTCCACTTTGGAGTTGTAAGACGCGTCTTCAGTGTTTGCTTCCTCAAATACTTTGGGATCCCTTAGCGGTATGGCTTGTTGTCTCATTATACTGCCCTCACAGCGGTAACGCGTTTGATTCGGCCTTTGCTGTGTCTTCAGTTGTTCCTGCTGATGGCGTTGTTTTTGcgctttattataattttgttgtaaCTCCATTTGCAATTGTTTCGTACGTTGGCTTTGATGTTGCTTTTGTGTTCGGAGACGTTGTTCGTGCTGTTCATCGGGGTCTTCGTCGACTGCCGTGGTTGAGGAGTTCGAACGGAAGTTGGAACGTATTGGCATGCATGAGCGCAGCTGCGCCGGTTCCGAGTCTAAAAATTGTTCGAAAAAGCGGCTGCGTGTGGTGAAATTGCCCGTTGCTGAAAAGGCGGACGATGTGGACTTTTCCGGACGACAACGCATAAATTCGATGTGCTCCTTGATGTTGGCGACCTCAAGTAATTTAATTCTCCTCTCGGTACGGTATATTTTTGACATGcgatacaacaacaatactacATACAAATTTAACACAAAGATGATGGTCCAGAAGATTTGCGTTAAATTTTGAAGATTCAATTctattaacattattttttatctaatttttttttttaacaaattacttTATATTTGGCATTTACTACTAATGTGAAAAGCAAGGTCTACGTTGCCAAGCGAAGAAATCTCGGTTTAATATTGATTATTGAAAGTTTATATATTGAAAGCATTTCCGTCTCTTTATTTTGTCATTGCTTGTTTTAATATTTGGTAGCATGGTGTTGCCAGCGAAGGAGCTTTTTCGGAAATACCACCGTCTTttaatctgtaaaatttgttttaattacgaAAGTTATAAAAGCTTTTGGATTTGCAGCATGCGCTTCCGCCAAAAGTCTAAAAAGTTTTACAAGTAAGCTTTCCACCGAAAGCTTTTTAGAGCAGCTGGCCTTACGACATTTTCTGTAACTGTTAATTTCTCTTACAATGATTTTAAATGTTGTCAAACAACAATGAAGGACtattaaatatgtcaaaaagTTCGTCGTTCAAGGCTTTTAGCATAACGGTATAGAAATTTATAGCTTTTACAAATAGTActgatcaaaataaaaatttccgcTGAACACCGAATGAATATTTGGAACTGCTGGGGGGTTTGGATTTAAATACGGTTCGTTTCTGTTATATAAATTACACAACCGGGGGGACCGCATGACCTCCTGGGATAAGTGAGCAGAAATAATAAGAATTTGGACAAATACTTAATTTTGCCATAAATACTAAGAACACAGAAAATTAAGTAAACGGAATTGGAAATATCGACCAGATCAATGTCAAGACTTATTTGAGATGATCTCCACATGAAAGCCTCCCGGTCGGTCGGTCAGTCGGTTAACTGGTCACCTTCTGACAACGCGTTTGAAGCAAATTAGATTCAACATCTCCAAGCGACTTCTTCAGTGGCACAATCTCAACGGCCTTAAAATTATCCTTTTTACAGATGAAAACCTTTTTCAggaagtttttaataaacaaaacggaaaaaatcttccgaaaatgcaaaaaatgttattccaAGGGTTATGGTTATGGTTTCCTCTGTGAAAAAGGCGTTAAAACTGGGGCAAAAGAGTAACAGTAAGATGTTTTGGAAAGCATGATAAAACATATAAGCAATACTCTCTTCAATGGAGAGCAATGGATCATCTAGCAAGATTTTGCTTCGGCACACAAGTTAAAACCCATCCAGCATTGGCTTGAAACCAATATTCCTGAGTCCATAGCTACAGAAGATTTTCCGGCTGGAAGTCCAGATTTGAATCTATTGATCTGCAGTTTGTGGTCAGTGTTGAAGATCATGGCCTCACGAATATCCCACAGATATTTGGGGAGTCTCAAAAAATCGTTGTTTCGAGAGTATTTACTGTAGTTATAGAAGcaagttttgaaaaacatagAGAGAATAGTAGATCTGCTCAGAGTCAGCGAACAAGTT
Coding sequences within it:
- the LOC126752807 gene encoding uncharacterized protein LOC126752807 translates to MLIELNLQNLTQIFWTIIFVLNLYVVLLLYRMSKIYRTERRIKLLEVANIKEHIEFMRCRPEKSTSSAFSATGNFTTRSRFFEQFLDSEPAQLRSCMPIRSNFRSNSSTTAVDEDPDEQHEQRLRTQKQHQSQRTKQLQMELQQNYNKAQKQRHQQEQLKTQQRPNQTRYRCEGSIMRQQAIPLRDPKVFEEANTEDASYNSKVDDEHTLYISDSFGRVVHEIPFRECDYMDALQVVLGDQRWKIKKAWNERSN